The DNA region CTCCCCGGCATCTCGGGTCTCTCTACTACAGGTATGGACCACTCACGAACTGCCGGTACTACCcacacccgcccgcccggggaGCCAACCCAACCCTACACCACCGAGCAAATCCAACGCGTCACAACAGTAATAATGCAAAGCAACGACACATGCATGCCTGCCTTCCCTGTTTGACATCGTCCCATCGGACTATCCCTCCCCCTTTGACGCGCAtctacgtacgtacgttaCCATCTGTTATCTTAtcttctcccctccccctgccgGCAGTGCCCTGCCACGCGCGACATCTGTTGTATCAAATCCCAGACCAGCAACAACATAatcaccccccccccatgaTCCTACACCTCGACATGGCACGAGTCCAGGGCCGGCTCTGCTTCACAACAGCGCAATGCCAGGGGAGAATCCTTGCACCACCAGTCCTACTTGATCTATAATTGCAGACGAAACCAACAAGCCAaagtgctgctgctacctGCCATCTACATCAGCAGACCACGGTAAATTATATCTTCCTTTCACGCACACATTTTCATTTCCCATGCCACTGCCGCTTTCTGGCTCCCTCACTCCCCCAATGACGTTTCCCGCAAGTGCGGACTCATTAATGATGACGGCCAATGTGTCTTTTCCCTCTCATCGCGCATCTCACACCAcaccctcatcatcatccatggcTATATTCCACTACAGTATAAACCTCAATCAAACATCGCCCCCCGgtcttgcccgcccgcccgcgtcatCTCCATCCACGCCCGCGTTTCCTTCACTCTTCCCTGCCTAATGCCCATGTCAATATTCAAAAAGACAAAAAGCCTACACCCACATCCATGTATACGCCGAACGCagacggccgcccgcccccgtcgtccccCCGTTAGCCCCATGCCCCCatatccatccatccacccatccatccatctccgatccacggccgcccgcgcgacCGTCCCACAGGCTTGTCCTATGTCACGATCGGCAACAAGGGTCCCTGCCTACGGCGACTGGACGAGCGGCTCTTCGCCCCGACAGCGCCgggccgctcctcctccacccaccCGCGGAGCAttccctccatccatcttcCCGCCCTCCCCATTGCCTTAGTCCCTGCTGGCGAATTAACCTTAAAAAatcccagccagccacgccgccgctATTCATCAGCGAAAtcaaggaagaggagaagcggcagcagtagcagGAGGCGTTAAAGAAACGGAGCCACCAGGTGAGATCCGGGAAGAGATGGAGGGGGTATCGTCATTGCTCAATCGCGACTagctgtgctgcgctgcgctgtaTAGTGCAGAgcggtgcggtgcgttgCAGTGCGgtgccctgcccgtcccgcccggcgcccccTACAAGCGCCTCCTTCGTATTAGACATGTTTCCCATCACCATCAATATACGTCCAAAAGGTTCGCCCAGAATAGAAAGCAACTTCCTCTTTCCCTGGCAGTGACCTGCGTCGCCTACCACTCCGTCACACCGAGTTGCGCCGCTAATAAACACATtcgcccgcggccaagcAGTTGGTACCAATCATTGACTCGAGGTAAGCACAGGGGTATTTACGAGCAAAGCCTTCCAGAGACGTGCGCTGcctacacacacacacacacacacaaaagaAACAAAGGGAGCACGCCAGTCTGAAGCCGGATTAGCTCGTCGGCTGTCGTCGGCCCTATGACGTCTGCGTGGTCCCTGGGTTCGTGATCGAATTGAGAAGCCTAATCACATATTGTCAGCTTGGCCTCTCCAACGACCGGCGGAGCACCTACTGAAGGTTGCGGTCCCTCATTTCacggtcgagggcgtcaatCTGCTTCGCCGTGAGGCGCGCTTTACTTAGCTGAAGAGAAGCCATGTCAGCGCACGTCCCTTCAGGTCGAGCACCGCAAGCAGCCGCGTAAGCAAGGGGCTCTCGCACCGAAGCCAATGCCGCTGAAGAGTGGTctccgtcgtcttcctcacCTTCCGACTCATCACCGTTTGTTCCAGcagcctcgtcaccgccctcctcggcatATCGGCTGCTGGCCAGCCCCTTAGGCTTGCCGGCCTTTGCCTGTAGCCGCGGTCAGCTATGCTCGAAAGTCCCCTCGCCTCATCATCTTACCTTtgcctcggccacctcggcctccttgaccttgagctgcgcctcgagTTCGTTCACGCGCTTCTCAATGTCCTCGGCCCGCTTGACCGTGTCCTCCAGCTTCCCTTGCAGCTCTTTGGCGTTGGTGTTGGCCTCCTCAACGAGCGCTGTCATGCTGTCGTTCAGGTCCTTGTAGTCTGCCTGCGCCGTCTTGGATCGGGCCTCCGCTTCCGCTTTGTGTGCCTCCAATTCTTTCTGCGCAAGCTCCAGGCTGTCCTTCATCCCGGCTAGGGTCTCATGGGCTGCCGTCAGCtgcgcctgggcggcgtcgacctcgtcctgcttggccttgagTGTCGACTCCACAGACGAGCTTGCCTCGCCGTGTGACTTCTTCAGGGCCTCGAGTTCCCGGCGCAGGGCATCCGCCTCGGAGGTGTCGGGTTTGGCGCTCTTCAGCGCATCCAGATCAGCGAGAGCAGTCATACGCTCCATCTTCtcgtgggcgagctgctggcccatctcctccacctcggctTGTGCCTTGGCTAGAGCCCCTTGCGCGTCTTCCAGCGCCTTCTCCAACCTCGCGTTGGCCTCCGCCTGCTGTGCAATCTTGTCCTCGAGACCCGTGTTGCTGTTCTTGTACTCGGCGATGGCATCCTCGAGGGACTTGGAGTGGTCCGCTGTCATTTGCTCCAATTCCTGTCTTGCCTGAACGCCCTTTGCCTCCAGCTGTTCCATGACCTCCGAGTTGAAGTTCATGAGCTCCTCAACCTTGGCAAAGTGCTTCTCCTGGAGCTCCTGCCTTGCCGACTCTACCGCCTCCAGGCTTTCAGCCTGcgccttctccagctcggccttggcTGCCTCAAGTTCGGATCGAACGCTGTCCAGCTCGGCAACATGGGCACTGGAgccggcgtccttggcaGAAGCCAGTTCTGCCAGGtgggcggccgtggtcgtTTCCTTCTCGTTGGCATGCTCCTTCTTgagcgcgtcgaggatcTCGGTGTGAGAGGCCTTGAGAGCCTCTAATTCCTTTGCGAGAGCTGCCTCGCTCTGCTCCTTAGCGACGTTCAGCTCATCGGCGTGTTGGGACTTGAGGGCTTCAATCTGGCCAATGTGCGCCGACTTGTCCGCAGACGCGCCGGTCTTGGCAGActcaagctcctcggcgtggctcgcgcgcagcgcatcgagcGTCGCCTGATGCtctttttccttcttctccagcgcttcgacggcggcggcgtgctcggcctttgcagcggcgagggcctcgccgccgctggcggtcGCCTCCTCAGATGATGCCTTGAGCTCATTGTGCTgagcctcgagctcctcgaacTTGCGCTTGAAGAAGGCATCGCCACGCAGGCTTTCGATTTCGTTCTCGTAGTCCTGTGACAGATTCTTCATGCGTTCGTCGtgcatggccttgagcttcgaGATCTCGTTCTCCTTGTCGGCCAGGGCAGTGTGCGCCTCGGTGGACTTGGCCTCGAGTGCCGTGATCTGCTCCTGAGCCGTGGCAAGGGCAGTCTCCTTGCCGGCCAGGTCACTCTGGATCTGAGCGAGCTGCTCATTGAACGAATCCAGCTCACCCTTGGTAGATTCGGCAGCTTTACCGGACATCTCAAGcctggccttgagctcggcgatTTCGCTCTCCAATGTCGCAATCTGCGTATTGTAAGCCTGCTGTTCGGAGCGGGACTTGTCGCTGTTCGCCGACTCCAGCGCCTCGTGCGAGGCGGTGAGCTCGTCAATCTTCTTTTGAAGATCAGCAACAACAGTCTCGTGGCTGGCCTTGAGCTCAGACAGAACAGTCTCATGCGATGACGCATCGCTCTGACCCTTGGCAAGCTCCTCTTTGTGTTTAGCCTCTAGCTCCTCGATGGTGCTCTGGTGCTGCCCGGTCAAGGAGGActgcagctcctcgatcTTTGCGGACTGCTCATCGAGAGCCTTCTGCAGAGCACTTTCGCTGGCCTTGAGCTTTTCGTCACTCTCGGCCTGAATCATTTCCAGCGACTTCTtcacggcctcgagctcggaCTCGACCGAGTCCTTGGCGCCAATGGCAGCCGCCAGGTCGATCTTAAGCTTGTcaagctccgcctcggccgcctgcaGCTTGTCGGAAACGTCGCCCACGCGGCCCTCCAGTGTGGCCACGGTCGCCTCGTGCTCCGACTTGAGCGCCGCGACAGCGTCCTCGCTGTCCTGGGCAGGGTTCTCCTCGGCATCCTGGCTCGGAGCGGGAGCGCTagccgcctgctgctcgcggaGCTCCGAGATAGTCTCCTCCGAGCTTTTGATCTGCGCCTTCAGGGTCTCAATCTCAGCAGTGCCCGCGGCGACCTTGGACCTAAgatcctcgagctccttggtAGAAGCAGTAGAGGCGTCGGACCTAGCAGCGGGGCGGGTGGCCGTTCGGGTCgcagaggcggcagcgggcacgCCGACGGTGGAGAGTCGCTTGCGAGCCTCGGTAGTGCCCGTAGTCGCAGCCGAGCGCGACGCGGTGGCCGttcgcgtcgccgaggtggcggtggtgccggtCCTAGGGGCAACGGTGGAGGTCCTCGGGCTCGCGGTCGCAGaagtcgacgaagccgtgggccgacgagcagcggccgcggcggtggtcgtcgtcgtcgtcgccggcttctTGTCGGTCGGGGTCCGGCCAGGACTGGACATGATGGAGCTGGTCCtccgggcggcggagccCAAGGtcggcttcttctcgtcctcgctggcgCTCACGCTCGGGCGGCTACGGTGGCTTGCGGTAGAGATAGAGGCAGCCGTTGAGCGGCGGCCAGttgtcgtggt from Purpureocillium takamizusanense chromosome 3, complete sequence includes:
- a CDS encoding uncharacterized protein (COG:O~EggNog:ENOG50KOG1836), which encodes MSDNKENVEVAPPQDAPPADAHAEPSTPKEATPTPEGTPKEAPKETPKGTPKANGESKAPVAAKRPGTAATSTTTTRRPGTASSSTGSKPATTAATTRTAGGMAKPPTRPPTTTTTTGRRSTAASISTASHRSRPSVSASEDEKKPTLGSAARRTSSIMSSPGRTPTDKKPATTTTTTAAAAARRPTASSTSATASPRTSTVAPRTGTTATSATRTATASRSAATTGTTEARKRLSTVGVPAAASATRTATRPAARSDASTASTKELEDLRSKVAAGTAEIETLKAQIKSSEETISELREQQAASAPAPSQDAEENPAQDSEDAVAALKSEHEATVATLEGRVGDVSDKLQAAEAELDKLKIDLAAAIGAKDSVESELEAVKKSLEMIQAESDEKLKASESALQKALDEQSAKIEELQSSLTGQHQSTIEELEAKHKEELAKGQSDASSHETVLSELKASHETVVADLQKKIDELTASHEALESANSDKSRSEQQAYNTQIATLESEIAELKARLEMSGKAAESTKGELDSFNEQLAQIQSDLAGKETALATAQEQITALEAKSTEAHTALADKENEISKLKAMHDERMKNLSQDYENEIESLRGDAFFKRKFEELEAQHNELKASSEEATASGGEALAAAKAEHAAAVEALEKKEKEHQATLDALRASHAEELESAKTGASADKSAHIGQIEALKSQHADELNVAKEQSEAALAKELEALKASHTEILDALKKEHANEKETTTAAHLAELASAKDAGSSAHVAELDSVRSELEAAKAELEKAQAESLEAVESARQELQEKHFAKVEELMNFNSEVMEQLEAKGVQARQELEQMTADHSKSLEDAIAEYKNSNTGLEDKIAQQAEANARLEKALEDAQGALAKAQAEVEEMGQQLAHEKMERMTALADLDALKSAKPDTSEADALRRELEALKKSHGEASSSVESTLKAKQDEVDAAQAQLTAAHETLAGMKDSLELAQKELEAHKAEAEARSKTAQADYKDLNDSMTALVEEANTNAKELQGKLEDTVKRAEDIEKRVNELEAQLKVKEAEVAEAKAKAGKPKGLASSRYAEEGGDEAAGTNGDESEGEEDDGDHSSAALASLSKARLTAKQIDALDREMRDRNLQLLNSITNPGTTQTS
- a CDS encoding uncharacterized protein (COG:O~EggNog:ENOG50KOG1836), with product MSDNKENVEVAPPQDAPPADAHAEPSTPKEATPTPEGTPKEAPKETPKGTPKANGESKAPVAAKRPGTAATSTTTTRRPGTASSSTGSKPATTAATTRTAGGMAKPPTRPPTTTTTTGRRSTAASISTASHRSRPSVSASEDEKKPTLGSAARRTSSIMSSPGRTPTDKKPATTTTTTAAAAARRPTASSTSATASPRTSTVAPRTGTTATSATRTATASRSAATTGTTEARKRLSTVGVPAAASATRTATRPAARSDASTASTKELEDLRSKVAAGTAEIETLKAQIKSSEETISELREQQAASAPAPSQDAEENPAQDSEDAVAALKSEHEATVATLEGRVGDVSDKLQAAEAELDKLKIDLAAAIGAKDSVESELEAVKKSLEMIQAESDEKLKASESALQKALDEQSAKIEELQSSLTGQHQSTIEELEAKHKEELAKGQSDASSHETVLSELKASHETVVADLQKKIDELTASHEALESANSDKSRSEQQAYNTQIATLESEIAELKARLEMSGKAAESTKGELDSFNEQLAQIQSDLAGKETALATAQEQITALEAKSTEAHTALADKENEISKLKAMHDERMKNLSQDYENEIESLRGDAFFKRKFEELEAQHNELKASSEEATASGGEALAAAKAEHAAAVEALEKKEKEHQATLDALRASHAEELESAKTGASADKSAHIGQIEALKSQHADELNVAKEQSEAALAKELEALKASHTEILDALKKEHANEKETTTAAHLAELASAKDAGSSAHVAELDSVRSELEAAKAELEKAQAESLEAVESARQELQEKHFAKVEELMNFNSEVMEQLEAKGVQARQELEQMTADHSKSLEDAIAEYKNSNTGLEDKIAQQAEANARLEKALEDAQGALAKAQAEVEEMGQQLAHEKMERMTALADLDALKSAKPDTSEADALRRELEALKKSHGEASSSVESTLKAKQDEVDAAQAQLTAAHETLAGMKDSLELAQKELEAHKAEAEARSKTAQADYKDLNDSMTALVEEANTNAKELQGKLEDTVKRAEDIEKRVNELEAQLKVKEAEVAEAKAKAGKPKGLASSRYAEEGGDEAAGTNGDESEAK